Proteins from one Terriglobus tenax genomic window:
- a CDS encoding VanZ family protein, whose protein sequence is MRWLFYAWFPALIMVVAIAIESTHTFSAAHTTSWLRTLWQAIFGVEGDARWDEIHHHIRKTGHFTGYGLLCITSLRGWMLTFARRLRSLPIGAWRARSALMAICTTVFVASCDELHQSFMPDRTGTIVDVGIDTFGGLCFLAVIALLFWRKRPQPTSWLA, encoded by the coding sequence GTGCGCTGGCTTTTTTACGCATGGTTTCCGGCCCTCATCATGGTCGTCGCCATCGCGATTGAGTCCACGCACACCTTTTCAGCGGCGCATACCACCAGCTGGCTGCGCACGCTCTGGCAGGCCATCTTTGGCGTGGAGGGCGATGCCCGCTGGGACGAGATTCACCATCACATCCGCAAAACCGGCCACTTCACCGGCTACGGGCTGCTCTGTATTACCAGCCTTCGCGGCTGGATGCTGACCTTTGCCCGCCGGCTGCGCTCTCTTCCCATCGGCGCATGGCGCGCACGCTCCGCGCTGATGGCCATCTGCACCACGGTCTTCGTCGCCAGTTGCGATGAGCTTCACCAGAGCTTTATGCCGGACCGCACCGGCACCATCGTGGACGTCGGTATCGACACCTTCGGCGGGCTTTGCTTCCTGGCCGTCATTGCCCTGCTGTTCTGGCGAAAGCGGCCGCAGCCGACCTCATGGCTGGCATAG
- a CDS encoding VWA domain-containing protein: MIRKSLVALVILGSTCFIPAQETPKPIQGVGARLVHVPAVVHDKKGALVLTLKKEDFTLKVDGKPQQIRYFTNDANLPLTLGLLVDVSGSVSSRLDEERKASSAFLDDMLTSDDDRAFIIQFGRKADLLADLTHERGKLQEGLKQLDGDRMGGGGGPDDRNGPPPDDNRQQNFFQWPGGGYPGGGRRGGGQGNGGQRGGRGAGGGGGGTVLYDAVFLGSDELMKKQAGRKAVILLTDGEDRGSKVTLARALEAAQRTDTILYAIYYKGEEHGGQRGFGGPRGAWPGPSGGGPSGSSSNREDGKKVLERMTQETGGQVFEVSKKHPVDEIYKEIARELRSQYRIEFTPDESSASDGYHQIVLETKDNKLYVQTRDGYYVGEPSR; this comes from the coding sequence ATGATCCGGAAATCTCTCGTCGCACTCGTCATTCTCGGTTCAACGTGCTTCATCCCCGCGCAGGAGACGCCAAAGCCCATCCAGGGCGTAGGCGCCAGGCTGGTGCATGTGCCCGCTGTAGTGCATGACAAGAAGGGCGCGCTCGTCCTTACGCTAAAAAAAGAAGATTTTACGCTGAAGGTCGACGGCAAGCCGCAGCAGATCCGCTACTTCACCAACGATGCCAACCTGCCCCTGACGCTGGGGTTGCTGGTCGATGTCAGCGGCAGCGTCTCCAGCCGGCTGGACGAGGAACGCAAGGCAAGTTCTGCCTTCCTGGACGACATGCTCACCTCCGACGACGACCGCGCCTTCATCATTCAGTTCGGTCGCAAGGCCGACCTTCTGGCCGACCTGACGCATGAGCGCGGCAAGCTGCAGGAAGGGTTGAAGCAGCTGGATGGCGACCGCATGGGCGGCGGTGGTGGACCGGACGACCGCAACGGACCTCCTCCCGACGATAACCGTCAGCAGAACTTCTTCCAGTGGCCCGGCGGAGGCTATCCCGGTGGTGGACGCCGCGGCGGAGGACAGGGCAACGGCGGCCAGCGTGGCGGGCGCGGAGCGGGCGGCGGCGGTGGCGGAACGGTGCTCTACGACGCCGTCTTCCTGGGCAGCGACGAGCTGATGAAGAAGCAGGCCGGTCGCAAGGCCGTCATCCTGCTGACGGACGGGGAAGATCGCGGCAGCAAGGTAACGCTGGCCCGTGCACTTGAGGCGGCACAGCGAACGGACACCATCCTTTACGCTATCTACTACAAAGGCGAAGAGCACGGCGGCCAGCGCGGCTTTGGCGGGCCCCGCGGCGCATGGCCCGGCCCTAGCGGCGGCGGTCCCAGCGGTAGCAGCAGCAACCGTGAAGACGGCAAGAAGGTGTTGGAACGCATGACGCAGGAGACCGGCGGCCAGGTCTTCGAGGTCAGCAAGAAACATCCGGTGGATGAGATTTACAAAGAGATCGCCCGCGAGCTCCGCAGCCAGTATCGCATTGAGTTCACACCGGACGAGTCAAGCGCCAGTGACGGCTACCACCAGATTGTCCTGGAGACGAAGGACAACAAGTTGTACGTGCAGACGCGCGACGGCTACTACGTAGGTGAGCCTTCGCGGTAA
- the efp gene encoding elongation factor P has product MAALIDAINIKRKSVFEFEGAPYYCMDAEVSTPTARGGQTLVRLKMRNLLTRAVFDKTFKAGDKFPEPDLEYVDATYLYKDGSGAYFMDESTYETVSLTADQYGEALDYLIDNTALQLHKYNGNPIGVVLPVFVELDVVYTEPAVKGDTSSGAVKDAKLETGLIIKVPLFIKEGDKVKVSTESGEFAGRIL; this is encoded by the coding sequence ATGGCCGCACTGATCGACGCAATCAACATTAAGCGCAAATCTGTCTTCGAGTTTGAAGGCGCACCGTACTACTGCATGGACGCGGAGGTGAGCACGCCGACCGCGCGCGGCGGGCAGACCCTTGTCCGCCTGAAGATGCGTAACCTGCTGACCCGCGCGGTCTTCGACAAGACCTTCAAGGCCGGCGACAAGTTCCCGGAGCCCGACCTGGAGTATGTGGACGCCACCTACCTGTACAAGGACGGATCGGGCGCGTACTTCATGGATGAGTCCACCTACGAGACCGTCTCGCTGACGGCGGACCAGTATGGCGAGGCCCTGGATTACCTGATCGACAACACGGCTCTGCAACTGCACAAGTACAACGGCAACCCGATCGGCGTGGTTCTGCCGGTATTTGTCGAACTGGACGTGGTGTACACCGAACCTGCCGTAAAAGGCGACACCTCCTCCGGCGCCGTGAAGGACGCGAAGCTGGAGACCGGCCTGATCATCAAGGTGCCGCTCTTCATCAAAGAAGGCGACAAGGTGAAGGTTTCGACGGAAAGCGGCGAGTTCGCCGGGCGGATTCTGTAA
- a CDS encoding GGDEF domain-containing protein, which produces MVQQPAVSTSTPISQRTTAIYVTALLVIASLSIASHLLTNAIIQRQAATAGTVNMAGRQRMLSQRVFRIALQMADGSADFVQARIELIDAAAQMEREREQLLHGSVSPRILAPASPRLKTIYFDGPESLEKMGTQFLNHAKHLAATPRKDVTLQNAEIAEIGVLQRQKLLPGLEAAVAAYQKDSEEAIEHLRNTMLVMLLLMLLLLLSEALFLYRPLFQKLKLSYSGLITAARTDPLTGSLNRRAFLEDCSNLFLRSKRSGASTCMLALDLDHFKSINDTWGHATGDRVILEFVAAVLGCLRSYDRMGRLGGEEFSILLPNTVPETALSIAEAIRSAAAQTPVTTETGEQIYFSVSIGVAVAMPGDGDIFAVLARADRNLYAAKERGRNRVASI; this is translated from the coding sequence TTGGTCCAGCAGCCAGCCGTATCGACCAGTACGCCCATCTCTCAACGCACCACGGCAATCTACGTCACAGCCCTGCTGGTGATTGCGAGTCTTTCGATCGCATCGCACCTGCTGACCAATGCCATCATCCAGCGCCAGGCAGCCACGGCGGGGACGGTGAATATGGCGGGACGCCAGCGCATGCTGTCGCAGCGCGTCTTCCGGATTGCCCTGCAGATGGCCGACGGCTCAGCCGACTTTGTGCAGGCAAGAATCGAGTTGATTGACGCCGCCGCGCAGATGGAGCGTGAGCGTGAGCAACTGCTGCACGGTTCAGTCTCTCCCCGCATCCTGGCTCCGGCTTCGCCGCGGTTGAAAACCATCTACTTTGATGGGCCCGAATCGCTTGAGAAAATGGGGACCCAGTTCCTGAACCATGCCAAGCACCTTGCCGCCACTCCGCGTAAGGATGTGACCCTGCAGAATGCGGAGATCGCTGAGATCGGCGTTCTGCAGCGCCAGAAACTACTGCCAGGGCTGGAAGCTGCCGTAGCCGCGTACCAGAAAGACAGTGAAGAGGCCATTGAGCACTTGCGCAACACCATGCTGGTCATGCTGCTGCTGATGCTTCTGCTGTTATTGTCCGAGGCGCTGTTCCTTTACCGTCCCCTGTTCCAGAAACTCAAGCTTTCCTATTCCGGACTGATTACCGCAGCCCGAACGGATCCCCTGACCGGTTCGCTGAACCGGCGCGCTTTCCTGGAAGACTGCTCCAACCTCTTCCTTCGTTCCAAACGCAGCGGCGCAAGTACGTGCATGCTGGCTCTGGACCTGGACCATTTCAAGTCCATCAACGATACCTGGGGCCATGCCACGGGAGACCGCGTCATCCTGGAGTTTGTCGCCGCGGTGCTGGGATGCCTTCGGTCATATGACCGCATGGGACGGCTGGGTGGCGAAGAGTTCTCCATCCTGCTGCCCAACACGGTTCCGGAAACCGCCCTCTCGATCGCCGAAGCCATTCGCTCGGCCGCCGCCCAGACGCCTGTAACCACCGAGACGGGGGAGCAGATCTACTTCTCCGTTTCCATCGGCGTTGCGGTCGCCATGCCGGGCGACGGAGACATCTTTGCGGTGCTGGCGCGCGCCGACCGCAACCTGTATGCCGCCAAGGAGAGGGGACGGAACCGGGTGGCTTCGATTTAG
- a CDS encoding LptA/OstA family protein encodes MRITVERLRMWLLVGAGALLLLVAGYIGYARYRVGRFLQKLPQQLGVDISQSTNGFTYSQSVKGRTLFTVHAARAIQHKDGKVTLNDVSITVHDGDRTDRITSNEFLYDQSNGIIRADGEVLLDLQSPGGQKDQSGVHIKTSGLVFAQKLGVAATENPIEFSAKGVTGHATGADYSTDTGVLILHSAVDATMEAEGRQVKMFAGWAQLDRKGQVAQLKQARVVQQDSVAQVAEALIYLRRDGSAERIETSGGLKVTSTDGRLLTAQRSQTWLTARSQPQRAHLLGAVHMEQAADGRVSHGDAAEALVEFDGAGNAKTAHLEGGVHLTDEEGKKGARDLRAAKLDLNFELVEKKAVLRQAVAHGDASVLSTANGTRSQFWAETLTAQFAGTTQLHASQMHGEGHARMDSLSAKGVRQSASSDRMDVALNAANEIDTGTMTGAAVITQSGITRGKPHETQATGERAELKKDGLVELTGHPRIRDNDGTVDADRIQMQRQTQQAWAIGTVKATYNRGTDPMHLVADRAEWRPQDDTAIFTGTSRPARMWQAQSQVEAPEIRLDRAKQAAIASAGSGAVVHAVLVSAATPKHPSAVYRITARQMDFSETQHQVEFTGPVRMDSADGHIAARQATVYLAAAKAKNSDFSGSVERVVAREDVVIEQGQRRGTGGQLVYTAADGLAVLTGSPKVVDPEQGTITGAQLSFHAGDGSVVVTGATDRRVRTETQVK; translated from the coding sequence ATGCGGATCACGGTCGAGCGTTTGCGGATGTGGCTGCTGGTCGGCGCTGGAGCATTACTCCTGCTGGTGGCCGGCTACATCGGCTATGCGCGATACCGCGTAGGCCGCTTCCTGCAGAAGCTGCCCCAGCAGCTCGGTGTGGATATCTCGCAATCCACCAACGGGTTTACCTACTCCCAGAGCGTCAAGGGCCGCACCCTGTTCACCGTGCATGCCGCCAGGGCCATCCAGCACAAGGACGGCAAGGTCACCCTGAACGATGTCAGCATCACGGTGCATGACGGCGACCGCACCGACCGCATTACCAGCAACGAATTCCTCTACGACCAGAGCAACGGCATCATCCGTGCCGACGGCGAGGTGCTGCTTGACCTGCAATCTCCCGGCGGCCAGAAGGACCAGTCGGGGGTGCATATCAAGACCAGCGGCCTGGTCTTCGCCCAGAAGCTGGGTGTGGCGGCGACCGAGAATCCGATCGAGTTTTCGGCCAAAGGAGTGACCGGCCATGCCACTGGTGCGGATTACTCCACCGATACCGGCGTCCTGATTCTGCACTCCGCCGTGGACGCGACGATGGAGGCAGAGGGGCGGCAGGTGAAGATGTTTGCCGGATGGGCACAGCTTGACCGCAAGGGGCAGGTCGCGCAACTCAAGCAGGCGCGTGTCGTCCAGCAGGATTCCGTCGCTCAGGTGGCTGAGGCGCTCATCTACCTGCGCCGCGATGGGTCGGCAGAACGGATTGAGACCTCTGGAGGTCTGAAAGTTACCTCCACCGACGGACGCCTGCTGACCGCGCAGCGCAGCCAGACCTGGCTGACCGCCCGCAGCCAGCCGCAGAGGGCGCATCTTCTTGGCGCAGTCCACATGGAGCAGGCCGCTGACGGCCGCGTCTCCCACGGGGACGCAGCCGAGGCCCTGGTGGAGTTCGACGGCGCCGGCAACGCAAAAACTGCCCACCTGGAGGGCGGCGTCCACCTGACGGACGAAGAAGGCAAAAAAGGCGCTCGCGACCTGCGCGCCGCGAAGCTGGACCTGAACTTTGAGCTGGTAGAGAAGAAAGCCGTCCTGCGCCAGGCTGTCGCGCACGGAGACGCCTCCGTGCTCAGCACAGCGAATGGAACCCGCAGCCAGTTCTGGGCGGAGACGCTGACCGCGCAGTTTGCCGGGACGACGCAGTTGCACGCCTCGCAGATGCACGGTGAAGGTCACGCGCGCATGGATTCGCTCTCCGCCAAAGGCGTGCGGCAGAGCGCGTCCTCGGACCGCATGGACGTAGCTCTGAACGCCGCCAACGAGATTGATACCGGCACCATGACCGGCGCAGCCGTCATCACGCAGTCCGGCATCACCAGGGGGAAGCCGCACGAGACGCAGGCCACCGGCGAACGGGCTGAGCTGAAGAAAGATGGCCTGGTAGAGCTGACCGGGCACCCGCGCATCCGCGACAACGACGGCACTGTCGACGCCGACCGCATCCAGATGCAGCGGCAGACGCAGCAGGCCTGGGCCATCGGCACCGTAAAGGCCACCTACAACCGCGGCACGGACCCCATGCACCTGGTGGCCGACCGCGCCGAGTGGCGTCCGCAGGACGACACCGCAATCTTTACCGGCACCTCCCGCCCGGCTCGCATGTGGCAGGCGCAGTCTCAGGTGGAGGCGCCGGAGATCCGTCTGGACCGCGCGAAGCAGGCGGCCATTGCTTCGGCTGGAAGCGGAGCAGTGGTGCATGCGGTGCTGGTTTCGGCGGCAACCCCGAAGCATCCCTCGGCGGTCTACCGCATCACGGCACGGCAGATGGACTTCAGCGAGACCCAGCACCAGGTGGAGTTTACCGGTCCTGTTCGCATGGACAGCGCGGACGGTCACATCGCGGCGCGGCAGGCGACCGTTTACCTTGCGGCCGCCAAAGCGAAAAACTCTGACTTCAGCGGCAGCGTGGAGCGTGTAGTCGCCCGCGAGGATGTCGTTATCGAGCAAGGCCAGCGCCGGGGAACCGGCGGGCAACTGGTGTACACCGCGGCGGATGGTCTGGCCGTTCTGACAGGATCGCCGAAGGTCGTGGACCCCGAGCAGGGCACCATCACCGGGGCACAATTGAGCTTCCACGCCGGCGATGGTAGCGTGGTGGTAACGGGCGCAACCGACCGGCGTGTGCGCACCGAAACGCAGGTGAAGTAA
- the guaB gene encoding IMP dehydrogenase encodes MIVSPVPEALTFDDVLLVPAYSDVVPTQVSTQTRLSKKITLNIPLMSAAMDTVTESRLAIAMAQQGGLGVVHRNLSIEQQAGEIDKVKRSESGMIVDPVTIGPDQPIAAALEVMRRYKISGVPVTQNKKLVGILTNRDLRFVSRTDLRIDEVMTKNNLITVPVGTTLEQAEEILHQHRVEKLLVVNDAYELKGLITVKDIQKKLKYPNACKDDQGRLRVAGAIGATGDFLERAAELIKARVDALAIDSAHGHSSRVLEAVAECKKRFPDVALLAGNIATYDGCMALIDAGADAVKVGIGPGSICTTRMVTGAGMPQITAISEAYRAANERGVAVIADGGIKYSGDITKAIAAGASVVMMGSLFAGVDESPGETILYQGRSFKSYRGMGSLSAMAQGSGERYFQGKDDLPGPGSDRQSITAPETSNNNRLAKFVPEGIEGRVPHRGPLENMVYQLVGGLRSGMGYLGCGTIPELQQNGRFIRISGAGLRESHVHDVIITREAPNYHVE; translated from the coding sequence ATGATCGTCTCACCCGTACCCGAGGCACTTACTTTCGACGACGTCCTGCTTGTTCCTGCGTACTCTGACGTCGTTCCTACGCAGGTTTCCACGCAGACCCGTCTTTCCAAGAAGATCACGCTGAATATTCCCCTGATGTCGGCGGCCATGGACACCGTGACCGAGTCGCGCCTGGCCATTGCCATGGCGCAGCAGGGCGGACTTGGCGTGGTTCACCGCAACCTTTCCATTGAGCAGCAGGCCGGCGAGATCGACAAGGTCAAGCGTTCGGAGTCCGGCATGATCGTTGACCCGGTTACTATTGGCCCCGACCAGCCGATCGCCGCCGCGCTCGAAGTGATGCGCCGCTACAAGATCTCCGGCGTTCCTGTCACGCAGAACAAGAAGCTGGTCGGTATTCTGACCAACCGCGATCTTCGCTTTGTCTCGCGCACTGACCTGCGCATTGACGAGGTGATGACCAAGAACAACCTGATCACCGTCCCGGTGGGCACCACGCTGGAGCAGGCCGAAGAGATCCTGCACCAGCACCGCGTGGAAAAACTGCTGGTCGTCAATGACGCCTACGAGCTGAAGGGCCTGATCACGGTCAAGGACATCCAGAAGAAGCTGAAGTACCCCAACGCCTGCAAGGATGACCAGGGCCGTTTGCGCGTGGCCGGAGCCATTGGCGCGACGGGCGACTTTCTGGAGCGCGCGGCCGAGCTGATCAAGGCCCGCGTCGACGCCCTCGCCATTGACTCTGCCCATGGCCACTCCAGCCGCGTGCTGGAGGCTGTGGCCGAGTGCAAGAAGCGCTTCCCGGATGTAGCCCTGCTGGCCGGAAACATTGCCACCTACGATGGCTGCATGGCACTGATTGATGCCGGTGCGGATGCCGTGAAGGTGGGCATTGGGCCGGGCTCGATCTGCACCACGCGCATGGTGACCGGTGCAGGTATGCCGCAGATCACAGCGATCTCCGAGGCGTACCGCGCGGCCAACGAGCGCGGCGTTGCGGTCATCGCCGACGGCGGTATCAAGTACTCGGGCGACATTACCAAGGCGATCGCCGCCGGTGCTTCCGTCGTGATGATGGGATCGCTGTTCGCCGGTGTGGACGAGTCGCCGGGCGAAACGATTCTGTACCAGGGCCGCAGCTTCAAGAGCTACCGCGGCATGGGATCGCTTTCCGCCATGGCACAGGGCTCGGGCGAGCGCTACTTCCAGGGCAAGGACGATCTGCCCGGCCCAGGTTCGGACCGCCAGTCGATCACGGCTCCTGAAACCTCCAACAACAACCGCCTGGCCAAGTTTGTGCCGGAAGGCATTGAGGGCCGGGTGCCGCATCGTGGACCGCTGGAGAACATGGTGTACCAGCTGGTAGGCGGTTTGCGCTCCGGCATGGGCTACCTGGGCTGCGGCACCATTCCTGAGCTTCAGCAGAATGGCCGGTTCATCCGCATCTCCGGCGCGGGCCTGCGCGAATCGCACGTGCATGACGTCATCATCACGCGCGAAGCGCCCAACTACCACGTCGAGTAG
- the lptB gene encoding LPS export ABC transporter ATP-binding protein produces MRRLSTDEIGKSYSGRPVVRGVSLNVSQGEVVGLLGPNGAGKTTSFYMMVGLVRPDMGRVLSDGEDITRVPMYMRARKFGISYLPQEPSVFRKLSVEENIMAVLEAQQLAPETRRTRLERLIEQLNLGPVRKTQGYALSGGLRRRVEIARCLCIQPAFILLDEPFSGIDPIAVLDLQEIIFDLKTSGIGVLITDHNVRETLSVTDRAYIIAEGKIFREGTPGELGRDPEVKRIYLGEGFSLS; encoded by the coding sequence ATGCGCAGGCTGTCCACAGACGAAATTGGGAAGAGTTACAGCGGGCGGCCGGTTGTTCGGGGTGTAAGCCTGAACGTCAGCCAGGGTGAGGTGGTCGGTCTTCTCGGCCCCAATGGCGCCGGAAAGACCACAAGCTTCTACATGATGGTGGGCCTGGTAAGGCCAGACATGGGCCGTGTCCTGTCCGATGGCGAAGACATTACCCGCGTGCCCATGTACATGCGTGCCCGCAAGTTCGGCATCAGCTACCTGCCGCAGGAACCCTCTGTCTTCCGCAAGCTAAGTGTGGAAGAAAACATTATGGCGGTGCTGGAGGCGCAGCAGCTCGCTCCGGAGACCCGCCGTACCCGCCTGGAAAGACTGATTGAGCAGTTGAATCTTGGTCCGGTGCGCAAGACGCAGGGCTACGCCCTCTCCGGCGGTCTGCGCCGCCGCGTGGAGATCGCCCGCTGCCTGTGTATCCAGCCGGCCTTCATCCTTCTGGACGAGCCTTTTTCCGGGATCGATCCCATCGCCGTGCTGGACCTGCAGGAGATCATCTTCGACCTGAAGACCAGCGGCATCGGCGTGCTCATCACCGACCACAATGTGCGCGAAACTTTGAGCGTGACCGACCGCGCGTACATCATCGCCGAAGGCAAGATCTTCCGCGAAGGAACTCCGGGCGAGTTAGGCCGCGATCCTGAGGTCAAGCGCATCTACCTGGGTGAGGGGTTTTCGCTTTCCTAA